From the genome of Agrobacterium tumefaciens:
GCCGATCACACGGAATACGGCCTACGGTTACAAGACCCGCCAGCCTGTTCCTCCACAGGAACTGGACGGTTCAACCAAGTAATTCGAGGACGGGCGCAACGAGCGCCCGGCCGATCGCCGCCGTTTCCACGGCTTCGAGATGTACGCCATCGACAGTAGACGCCGAGGCAACGGAACCGGCATCGAAGAAACCGTGACCAAGTTCGTCGGCGAGTTTGCGGTAGAGAGGGGCAAGTCGTTCGGACTCGGCAACGCTACGTCCCGCCGCCGGCTGCCCATTCGCGCTTTCGCCACAGGCCGGTGGCGCCACGATCAGAAGTTTCGGTTTTGCACCGCTTGGCTTATAGGGAAAGGTATCGACGATCTGCGCAAGACGGCGCATGCCGGAAAACGCCCCATCAGCGCGTCCACCGTGAACAGGCTTGATGTCGTTCGTGCCGAGCATAACAATCACGAGATCGAGCGGCATATGACTGGCAAGCGCCACCTGTAATGCTTTCGCACCGTTGCGGCAGGCCGGCCCAGCATGGTCGTCATAGCAGGTGGTGCGACCACCTAATCCTTCTGAAACGACGGCTACCGCACTGCCGAGCTCCGCGGCCAGCACCTCGGGCCAGCGGCCTTCAGGCGGGTGCCGCAAGCCCGTCGTGGGATCAGCACCCCACGTCAGACTGTCACCAAAAGCCAAAACATTCTTCATCGTCGCCGCCTTCACCGAACGCGATTGTTTTCGATAAACTCGAAATTGATGTCTTCGCCGAGGCCTGGGCGATCCGGCACATGGACAAAACCGTCCCGATCCATCGGGTCAGACAGCGATTTCAGATAATCATGCCCGTCGTCATATTCGAGGAACGGGTGAAGAAGTCCCCGCTCGTACCAGCGGCAATTTTTTGTTGCCGCCACAACATGCAGGTTCATGGCCGTGTTGCCGTGCACCTCACACTCCATGCCAAAGGCCTCGGCCAGATGCATGGTTTTCAGGGCAGGCGTGATACCACCGACATCGTTGACGCCGGTACGCAGAATGTCGCAAGCGCCTGACTTGATCCACTCGGCGCGATGCCAGTGCTTGCCAGCCGCGCTTTCGGGACCGACGACCGGAATATCGAGATTATCAGCAAGCCACTTGTAGGACGACAGCGACTGCTCATCCATTGGCTCCTCGATCCAGTCGAAGCCAAGTTTTTCAAGGCCGCGACCAAGCTCCAACGCGTCGGTACGCGAATACCAGTGAAACGCATCGATCATCAGGCGAATATCGGGGCCCACAGCCTCACGCACAGCAGCACAGGCTTTCAGGTCCATCTTCACATCAGGTGCCCAGCTTACAGGCGGCATCCAGGTGTGCAGCTTGATACCTTTGTAGCCGCGCTTAACAAGCGTTTCACCGAAACGGCCATAGTCGTCCGGCGTGGCAAGACCGCCTTCGATTTCGTCGCCGCACATGATTGAACCATAGGCCAGAACCTTGTCGCGATAACCACCGATCAACTTGTATACAGGCTGGTTCAATGTGCGACCGGCCAGATCCCACAGCGCACAATCAACAACCGCCAGTGTGCGATCGGTAAGCTGTGCTGCGGAGCCACGCTGCCAATGGGCAAGATCCTGCCACAGACGTTCGCGATCGCGATAGTCCTGTCCAATGAGCACCTTTTTCACGAACTTCTCGATGACGTGCGGACGCACAATCTCCGGTGCCGTAAACGAATGCCCTTCATGACCGTCTTCAGTGCGAATGGTGAGCATGGCCTGCTCGACCTGATGCGCGGGGCCCGGATGTGCGTGGCCAGCACTATCCGAATGGCGGCGCGTGGTCGTGCGGAAAACCCGCACTTCGACGTCGGTGATAATCATTGTTCCTCCAGTATGCAAACAGGCGCAGTTTCAAACGCCGTCTTGTCTAACACGATATTAGACAGACAACAGACAACTTGTCAAACTTGCATGACAAATAATCACCTTTGTATCGCGAGGCCTGAGATCGGCCAGACAAGACGCTGATTTATCTAAATAATCACGAAAAGTGCATCCTAGCGCCAACGTCAAGCGGCCATCGAGACGATGGGATGTGTCGTGCAATACAGCTCCTGACCTAGAAAAATCACTCGGTTTTTGCCATTCCAGCCTTAAGAGGAGCAACTTGTGGACAGATTAAGAAACAACTCCATTGGCCTATGTAGCGTTCGATGCGCTGGAGTAGCGGCAAATGGAAAGCGCAATGTTATGGGCGACGAGTAGCGCCGTCGTAACCGATGGCCCGCGACGAGAAAAGCGTGCAGCAAGGGGTTTGCAGCACGCCGGTTGGTCCAAAATCGCGTCAGCGTCTCTTGGGTCTAGGGCACCTGGGCGCCGGTCGCCGCGACATAGACCGAGTAAAGCGACTTTGTTGCTGTGATGAACAGGCGGTTCCTCTTTGGGCCGCCGAATGTGAGGTTTGCCACCGTCTGCGGCACCTTGATCTTGCCGAGCAACGTACCCTCCGGAGAAAAGCAGTGGACCCCGTCCCCTGCACTGGTCCAAAGATTACCCGCCGTATCCAGCCTGAAACCATCGGGCAGGCCTTTATCGATGTTGCAAAACTCGCGCCCATTAGCGAGCTTCACGCCATCAACCACGTCGAAGACGCGGATGTGGCGCGGGCGGGAAACGTCGTGACTGAAAGAGCTATCTGCAACATAGAGCCTGGTTTCGTCAGGTGAGAAAGCAAGGCCATTCGGCTGAACGAAATCGTCGATAACGATCAAGATCTCGCCTGTTTCAGGGTCCAGCCGATAAACGTTGCGCGTTTTCTGTTCAGGTTCGGCCTTGTAACCTTCATAGTCTGAGAGGATGCCGTAGGTCGGATCAGTAAACCAGACACTGCCATCAGACTTTACCACCACATCATTGGGAGAATTCAAACGCTTTCCGTCGAAACTGTCAGCGAGCACAGTGATGGAGCCATCCACCTCGGTCCGCGTGACACGTCGCCCGCCATGCTCACACGATACCAACCTCCCCTGCCGATCGCGGGTGTTTCCGTTTGTGAAGTTTGAGGGCTGGCGGAAGACGGAAATCCCGCCATCCGGCACCCACCGTAGCATACGCTCATTGGGAATATCACTGAATAGGAGGCAATTCAGGTCCGAGAACCAGACTGGCCCCTCCGCCCAACGGCAGCCGGAGTAAAGCTCTTCCAGTTCGGCATTGCCGACAATCAGGAGACGAAAGCGCTCATCATGGATTTCGTATGGAGAGGTGAGGTCTGTTGTCATGTGCGTTATCCGCTTGCAGCTTCTTGTTCAGGGTTCAGCGCGTTGCCTTGGGGCCACTTGCCAGTAGAATGACGGAAATGATGATGAGCCCGGTGAGAATGAGGCGAATTCCAGCGCCGAAGCCGTAGGTATTCAACATGGAAACCACCAGAAACATGAAGAGCGAGGCGCCCCAGATGCCCGGCACGTTGGAATCTCCACCCGCGACGGCTGTCCCGCCGATTACCACAACGGCGATAGACATCAGGAGATACTCCGAGCCCATGTTAAGTGCTGCACCGCCGGAAAAACTGGCGAGAAGGTAACCGGCGATAGCCGCCAGCACGGCACAGAGCACATAGGTGATAAAGCGCGCGCCATCGACGGGAATGCCAGTCATTCGGGCAGCGAAGGTGCTTTGCCCGATCGCCGAAATCCAGCGGCCGTAAAACGTGCGATCGAGCAACAGCCACGCTATGACAGAAAGCAGCAATGCCACAAGTGCCACGTTTGGAATGCCGAACAGGCTCGAGGTGGCAAATGTCGCCAGGGTTTCCGGAGGTTTGATACGCAGGCCACGGTTTGACCAGATCGCAATGGATTGCACAATAAAACTCATGGAAAGCGTTGCGATGATCGGCGGAATGCGCAGAAGCTTTATGAGCGCGTAGTTTCCAATGCCAATGCCGATACCGATCAGTATGGCCACCAGCAAACCTGGCAGGATCAGTCCGTCTGACACATCCATGAATTTGAGCGCTAGCGTGCCGGACAGCGTCATCGTGGCGGGGACGCAGAGATCAATGTTTCCCGGCCCAAGCGTGATAACGAACATCTGGCCAATTCCGACAATGACCGAAAAGGCCGCGAATGTCAGTGCCGCATGCGAGAGACCAAAGGAGCTCGCGCCACCGGTGAATAGAACGGTGATGGTCCAGACCGCTGCCGCAGCCGCATAAGACCAGATCCAAGGTTTCTTGGAGAGAGTAGCAAAACCGTTCATTGATTTTTCTCCCGCTTTTCAAGACGGTTGAGCAGGATGCGCAAGGCAAGTACGATGATAAGGATCGCTCCCTGGGCACCAATTTGCCAGTCAGGTGAAATACGCATGAAAGACAGAAACGAGCCCGCGAGCGTCAGCGTCAGTGCACCGATCACCGCGCCGATTGGCGAAACACGGCCACCGACAAATTCCCCACCGCCCAGAATGACACCAGCAATCGACAGGAGCGTGTAGCGCAATGCGATGTTGGCATCAGCAGACGTCGTCAATCCGACCAGTGCAATGCCTGAGAGCACCGCGAAGAAGCCGGCAAGTGCAAAGGTACCAGCACGAATGCCGACGACAGACCAGCCGGACCGCTCGACAGAGCGGAAATTTCCACCGACGCCGCGCATCAATACCCCAAAGGAAGAGCGCATGACAATGTAGTGAGCTATGGCAGCGATGAGGATACTGGCAACGATGGCAATCGGCACAAATGGCGGTTTTGCCGTCATGATGGAGCGGATAAACGCAGGAGCCTGTCCTCCCGGCGATGGCAATATCAGGACTGCAAGACCGCCCCAGACGAAACTCATGCCGAGTGTCACAACGATGGACGGCAAGGAACGAATATGGATGACGGCGCCAAGCAGCGCATAGACGGCGATTGCTCCGGTGAAGATCAAAATCCCGACGAGTGGCGCATCTTGCAGAAACGTCGCAGTTACGCAGGCACAGAAACTGACGAATGTACCCATCGACAAATCGAGATCGTTGACGGACATGATCAGCATCTGCGCAATCGTGGCAAGTGCGATCGGCACCGCGAGATTGAAGAGCAGATTGAGGCCCGTGTAACTCATGGCGCGCGGCTGCATATAAAAGACCGCGATGAGAAGAAAGCTAAGGGAGGCGGCAGGAATGATAAGGCGTAGAGCGCTCGCAGAGACCTTCATGCGTGATCGCCTCCGGAAAACGATGCAGCCAGAACATTCTGTTCGGTTATATCCTCGCCGATCAATTCCGCCTGGATGGCACCATCACGAAACACATAAACTCTGTCGCAAAGACGAATCTCATCCATTTCCGTAGAATACCAGATGAACGTCCGGCCATGAGATGCTTCGGTTCTCAAGATATCGTAGACCTCCTGTTTGGTACCGATGTCGACACCACGCATCGGGTCGTCCATCAGCACAGTGCCGGCCGTAGTTGCGAGAGCGCGCGCAAAAAGCACCTTCTGCTGATTGCCGCCGGAGAGAGAAAGAATTTTGTTGCCCATATCAGGCGTGCGGATCTCGATACGTTTTTTCCATTGCGCGCCGAGTTCACCTTCTTTTTGCCGGTCGACGAGACCCAAGGAGGAAATATCGCGTAGTGACGCGATGGAGAGGTTTTTCAGAATGCTCCACAAGGGAAACGTGCCGTTCAGGCTGCGGTCGCCCGCAACAAAGGCGATGTCGGTCTTGCGAGACGGCAGCCAATTGCTGTTTTGCGTGAGATATAGATCAAGTAGTGCTTCCGTTTGGCCGTGACCGCCTAGACCTGCCAGCCCAACGATTTCACCACGATAGGCTTTAAAGGCGAGACCTTCGCCCCTACGAGCAGGCATAGACAAAACCAGGTCACCCGCCCCCAGATCGTCACGTTTTCTTCTGTCTTGCTCCTTGACGACACTACCCATGGTTTCGACGAGCGTGCGGGTGGTAAACTGGCCAACAGGCCGATTGGCGACGGCCCGACCATCTTTCATCACCACGATGCGGGTCGCCGTCGAAAGAATTTCGCCAAGAATGTGCGAGATCAACAAAACGGAGCCGCCGCCGCGAACGAAATGACGGACATAGTCCATC
Proteins encoded in this window:
- a CDS encoding SMP-30/gluconolactonase/LRE family protein, producing the protein MTTDLTSPYEIHDERFRLLIVGNAELEELYSGCRWAEGPVWFSDLNCLLFSDIPNERMLRWVPDGGISVFRQPSNFTNGNTRDRQGRLVSCEHGGRRVTRTEVDGSITVLADSFDGKRLNSPNDVVVKSDGSVWFTDPTYGILSDYEGYKAEPEQKTRNVYRLDPETGEILIVIDDFVQPNGLAFSPDETRLYVADSSFSHDVSRPRHIRVFDVVDGVKLANGREFCNIDKGLPDGFRLDTAGNLWTSAGDGVHCFSPEGTLLGKIKVPQTVANLTFGGPKRNRLFITATKSLYSVYVAATGAQVP
- a CDS encoding SGNH/GDSL hydrolase family protein; the protein is MKNVLAFGDSLTWGADPTTGLRHPPEGRWPEVLAAELGSAVAVVSEGLGGRTTCYDDHAGPACRNGAKALQVALASHMPLDLVIVMLGTNDIKPVHGGRADGAFSGMRRLAQIVDTFPYKPSGAKPKLLIVAPPACGESANGQPAAGRSVAESERLAPLYRKLADELGHGFFDAGSVASASTVDGVHLEAVETAAIGRALVAPVLELLG
- a CDS encoding enolase, which gives rise to MIITDVEVRVFRTTTRRHSDSAGHAHPGPAHQVEQAMLTIRTEDGHEGHSFTAPEIVRPHVIEKFVKKVLIGQDYRDRERLWQDLAHWQRGSAAQLTDRTLAVVDCALWDLAGRTLNQPVYKLIGGYRDKVLAYGSIMCGDEIEGGLATPDDYGRFGETLVKRGYKGIKLHTWMPPVSWAPDVKMDLKACAAVREAVGPDIRLMIDAFHWYSRTDALELGRGLEKLGFDWIEEPMDEQSLSSYKWLADNLDIPVVGPESAAGKHWHRAEWIKSGACDILRTGVNDVGGITPALKTMHLAEAFGMECEVHGNTAMNLHVVAATKNCRWYERGLLHPFLEYDDGHDYLKSLSDPMDRDGFVHVPDRPGLGEDINFEFIENNRVR
- a CDS encoding sugar ABC transporter ATP-binding protein codes for the protein MNDIIETEEVVAARGVKVVFGAVKALDGADLVIRSGECVGLVGHNGAGKSTIVNVINGGLTPHEGAVSYRGHQHHHGIAVARANGVRCVFQELSLCPNLTISENVRVMHAAMSGRNWRGRALTMIRQTLDEIFPGHGIDCELTVDELSIAERQMVEIAINFCRSPEAPRLVILDEPTSSLDAGLAEQLMDYVRHFVRGGGSVLLISHILGEILSTATRIVVMKDGRAVANRPVGQFTTRTLVETMGSVVKEQDRRKRDDLGAGDLVLSMPARRGEGLAFKAYRGEIVGLAGLGGHGQTEALLDLYLTQNSNWLPSRKTDIAFVAGDRSLNGTFPLWSILKNLSIASLRDISSLGLVDRQKEGELGAQWKKRIEIRTPDMGNKILSLSGGNQQKVLFARALATTAGTVLMDDPMRGVDIGTKQEVYDILRTEASHGRTFIWYSTEMDEIRLCDRVYVFRDGAIQAELIGEDITEQNVLAASFSGGDHA
- a CDS encoding ABC transporter permease produces the protein MNGFATLSKKPWIWSYAAAAAVWTITVLFTGGASSFGLSHAALTFAAFSVIVGIGQMFVITLGPGNIDLCVPATMTLSGTLALKFMDVSDGLILPGLLVAILIGIGIGIGNYALIKLLRIPPIIATLSMSFIVQSIAIWSNRGLRIKPPETLATFATSSLFGIPNVALVALLLSVIAWLLLDRTFYGRWISAIGQSTFAARMTGIPVDGARFITYVLCAVLAAIAGYLLASFSGGAALNMGSEYLLMSIAVVVIGGTAVAGGDSNVPGIWGASLFMFLVVSMLNTYGFGAGIRLILTGLIIISVILLASGPKATR
- a CDS encoding ABC transporter permease, which produces MKVSASALRLIIPAASLSFLLIAVFYMQPRAMSYTGLNLLFNLAVPIALATIAQMLIMSVNDLDLSMGTFVSFCACVTATFLQDAPLVGILIFTGAIAVYALLGAVIHIRSLPSIVVTLGMSFVWGGLAVLILPSPGGQAPAFIRSIMTAKPPFVPIAIVASILIAAIAHYIVMRSSFGVLMRGVGGNFRSVERSGWSVVGIRAGTFALAGFFAVLSGIALVGLTTSADANIALRYTLLSIAGVILGGGEFVGGRVSPIGAVIGALTLTLAGSFLSFMRISPDWQIGAQGAILIIVLALRILLNRLEKREKNQ